GCCGGGGCCGACTTCGTGCAGGAGAGCGCGCCGGAGCGGCTGGAGCTGAAGGTCTCGCTGCTCGCCGAGATCGACGCGGCCGCACCGCCGCACGTCGTCGTCGCCTCCTCGACCTCCGGCTACCCGATGACGCGGATGCAGGTCGAGGCGTCGACCCCGGGCCGCCTCGTGGTGGGCCACCCGTTCAACCCGCCCTACCTGGTGCCCCTGGTGGAGGTCGTCGGCGGCGAGCGCACCGAGAGGTGGGCGGTCGAGTGGGCATCGGACTTCTACCGCGCGGCGGGCAAGTCGGTGATCACCATGGACCGGGAGCTGCCGGGGTTCATCGCGAACCGGATCCAGGAGGCCGCCTGGCGCGAGGCCCTGCACATGGTCGCCAACGACGAGGCCACGGTGGAGCAGATCGACCTGGCCATGACCGACGGCCCCGGCCTGCGCTGGGCCTTCTTCGGCCCCTGCCTGACCTTCCACCTGGCCGGCGGCGAGGGCGGCATGGCGCACATGCTGGACCACTTCGGCCCGGCGCTGAAGTACCCGTGGACCCGGCTGGCCTCGCCGGAGCTCACCGCCGAACTGCGCGACGCAATGGTGGCCGGCACCGATGAGGTGGTGTCGGGGCGCTCCAACACCGAGCTGATCGCCCAGCGCGACCGCAGGATGATCGCCGTCATGCGCGCGCTGGCCGAGGTGGCGGCCGAGGAGGCCGCCGAGCGCTCGGAGGCCCGGACGTGAGCGGGGTGCTGCGGCAGCGGGTCCTGCCCGAGTGGATCGACTACAACGGCCACCTCAGCGAGCCCTACTACGTCCTGGTCTTCGGCTTCGCCACCGACGCCCTGATGGACCGGGTCGGCCTGGGCGCGGCCCACCGCGAGCGGACCGGATGCTCGCTGTACACGGTGGAGGCGCACGTGCGCTACCTGCGCGAGGTGGGTGCGGGCGCCGAGGTCTCGGTCGGCACCCGGGTCATCGCCCGCGGCGCGAAGAAGGTGCGGCTGTGCCACGAGATGCGGCTGGGAGAGGAGCTCCTGGCCACCGAGGAGCTGATGGCTCTGCACGTCGACCAGGCCCGGGGGCGCGCGACGCCGTTCCCCGAGGAGGTGGCCGCGCGCCTGGCGGCCCTGGTCGAGCCGGCCCCCGACTACGCCGGCCGGTCGATCGGCTGAGGGACCCGTCCGTCTGTGCGGCCTTGTGTTCTCCCGCCGATCTTGACCTTAGGCATGAGAAACGCCCGCCCGCTACGTTGTCCCAGGTAGGGAGCGCGGAGCGGACGGGCGTTGCCGTATGTGTCAACGGGAGGTCAACGGAGGGGATCGGACGGGTCCGGAACGGTCGCCAACGGCGCAGGGCCGAGCGCGAACGCGTCATCCATGGCTGAGCGCAGCGAGTCATCAGAGGTCGGGTAGAGGTGACCGTAGACGTCCATGGTCACGGCGATGCTGCTGTGTCCCATCCACCGCTGAATCTTCTTCGGCGACTCGTTACGGTCGATCAGCACCGAGGCGAACGTGTGCCGCAGCCGGTGGAATTTCCGGGCGGTGGCATCGATGCCCACCACCTCACACGCCGCTTTCCAGTACGGCGTAACCGTGGAGTCTGCGAGGAGACGCCCACGCGGAGAGGTGAAGACCGGTTCCACCGTGACCGCGTGGGAGCCCTTGACACCCACGGTCAGCCGCTTAGGAGGGTGCGCCAGCCGGTAGGCCCCCAGTTCGACC
This sequence is a window from Spinactinospora alkalitolerans. Protein-coding genes within it:
- a CDS encoding 3-hydroxyacyl-CoA dehydrogenase NAD-binding domain-containing protein; the protein is MTEQSRTLAPQDVRTVACVGAGVIGGGWVAHFLARGYRVVAWDPAPGAERALRDLVSAAWPSLARLGLAEGAATANLTVAPTLAEAVAGADFVQESAPERLELKVSLLAEIDAAAPPHVVVASSTSGYPMTRMQVEASTPGRLVVGHPFNPPYLVPLVEVVGGERTERWAVEWASDFYRAAGKSVITMDRELPGFIANRIQEAAWREALHMVANDEATVEQIDLAMTDGPGLRWAFFGPCLTFHLAGGEGGMAHMLDHFGPALKYPWTRLASPELTAELRDAMVAGTDEVVSGRSNTELIAQRDRRMIAVMRALAEVAAEEAAERSEART
- a CDS encoding thioesterase family protein, which translates into the protein MSGVLRQRVLPEWIDYNGHLSEPYYVLVFGFATDALMDRVGLGAAHRERTGCSLYTVEAHVRYLREVGAGAEVSVGTRVIARGAKKVRLCHEMRLGEELLATEELMALHVDQARGRATPFPEEVAARLAALVEPAPDYAGRSIG